A genomic segment from Malus domestica chromosome 05, GDT2T_hap1 encodes:
- the LOC103416300 gene encoding replication protein A 70 kDa DNA-binding subunit E-like, whose protein sequence is MIELNKNITIVPIHKTSQELPMHWFNLIELDQLYQRINNDVELTDVFGCLTAVQPTEEITIQKTRVAKKRNLSLKNIKDESVRITLWGEIATNFENSGIQSLLPPVFVALTSLKVNQYQGNPILGST, encoded by the exons aTGATTGAATTGAATAAGAACATCACAATCGTTCCTATTCACAAAACAAGTCAAGAGCTCCCAATGCACTGGTTCAATTTAATTGAACTTGATCAACTTTATCAAAGAATCAACAACGATGTTGAGCTTACAG ATGTGTTTGGTTGCCTAACGGCTGTACAACCGACTGAAGAGATCACTATCCAAAAGACAAGAGTTGCAAAAAAGAGAAATCTTAGCCTAAAAAATATTAA AGACGAATCAGTGAGAATCACCTTATGGGGAGAGATTGCAACAAATTTTGAGAACAGTGGAATACAATCGCTTTTGCCACCTGTATTTGTGGCTTTAACAAGCCTCAAGGTCAACCAATACCAAG GAAATCCTATTCTCGGAAGCACATGA